In Engraulis encrasicolus isolate BLACKSEA-1 chromosome 15, IST_EnEncr_1.0, whole genome shotgun sequence, the following proteins share a genomic window:
- the LOC134464819 gene encoding P2X purinoceptor 7-like, which translates to MSSEIQPYIYDPESEDDGEVEEEPIPHRLTMNVSEWCSCDNCERMPLEEENICCREIPQVMTRLTDTITPVACMSQHPGLEPVCLNIYALQKALNDFRTDHGSLRVRGYQRRCRHLAYRCFVSWCWGWLGRKVRVVIPACVVRRIRQEFPDTEGQYVG; encoded by the exons ATGTCTTCAGAGATACAGCCATATATATATGATCCTGAGTCAGAGgacgatggagaggtggaggaggaaccgATTCCTCATCGTTTGACGATGAACGTTTCGGAATG GTGTTCATGCGACAATTGTGAAAGAATGCCGCTTGAGGAGGAGAACATTTGCTGCCGTGAGATTCCCCAG GTAATGACAAGACTGACCGATACCATCACCCCTGTTGCCTGCATGAGCCAACACCCTGGACTGGAACCTGTGTGCCTAAATATATATGCACTGCAGAAAGCCCTCAATGACTTCCGGACAGACCACGGAAGCCTGCGAGTGAGAGGCTACCAAAG ACGATGCCGGCATCTGGCCTACAGATGCTTCGTCAGTTGGTGCTGGGGCTGGCTGGGGAGAAAAGTCCGCGTTGTCATCCCGGCATGTGTCGTTCGGCGCATCAGACAGGAGTTTCCGGACACGGAGGGCCAGTATGTAGGC